In the Ornithinimicrobium pratense genome, TTGGCGGTAGTGAAGACGTCGTTGCGGAAGAGGCGCAGCGGCAGCAGCGGGTTCTCGGCCCGCAGCTCCACCGCGACGAAGAGGCCGAGGAAGACCGCCCCGGCCGCATACAAGCCCAGGATCACCCAGGAGCCCCAGGGGTAGGTCGTGCCGCCCCAGGAGGTCGCGAGCAGGATGGCCATCAGGGCCGGGGTGAGCGTGAGGATCCCGAGCACGTCCACGCGGCCGCGGGTGGGGACGTGGTCGAGCTGCAGGAAGCGGGCGATGACGAAGATGGCGGCCAGGCCGAGCGGGATCGTGGAGAAGAAGAGCCACCGCCAGCCCCAGAAGTCGGTGATCAGGCCACCGGCGATCGGTCCGGCGACCGAGGTGACGCCGAAGACTGCACCCATCAGGCCTTGGTACTTGCCCCGTTGCCGCGCCGGGATGAGGTCACCGATGATCGTCTGGGACAACGGCATCAGGGTGCCCATGCCCAGGCCCTGCACGGCCCGGCCGGCGACCAGGGTCCAGAAGTTCGGCGCCAGGCCGGAGATCAGCGAACCGAGGAGGAAGACGACCAGGCCGGCGAGGTAGAACGCGCGGCGGCCGAACATGTCGGAGAGCTTGCCGACGATCGGCACGATGATCGCCGAGGCGAGGAAGGCCGCGCTCGCCACCCAGCTGTAGTGCTCCATCCCGCCGAGCTCGGCGACGATCCGCGGGATCGCCGGGCCAACGATGCCCTGGCTGATCGAGGCCACGAACATGCCCAGCATGAGACCGACGAACACCCGTCGCTGCGCCGGCGACAGGCTGTAGGTCGCGCTCTCACTCATATCCAGCTCCTCCCCTGCAGCCTCGGACGGCGGCGTGCCGCGAGGCGCGCACATCATACGGCGGGCAGGTCGAGGGCCGGCGGGTGCTCAGCCGGTGGGTGCTCGGCCGGTGGGTGCTCGGCCGGTGGGTGCTCAGCTGGCGTCGTGGCGCAGCCAGAGCGGCACGGTGGCCAGGAGCGTCATGAGCAGGATGCCGGCGGAGACGAGAACGTGGAGGAACAGCTGGTGGAAGGTCATGTTCCTACCTTCGGCGGGGGGAACCGCCCGGCACATCACCCGTCGGACGTGACGTCGGGCTCGGCAGCTGCGACCCCGGTCGCAGCGGGTTCCACCCTGGTTGCGACCCGGGGACGACCCTCCCCCTGCGCGTCCGAGGTAGAACGGTGTCGTCATCGCGACACTGATCTACCTCGCTGTCGGAGGCTAGAACGGGAGCGCGCTGACCATCCCGTCGGGCCGTCCGGGCTCCAGGTACCACTCGTCGCCGAAGGCCATCGCGTACTGCTCCTCGGGCATGCCCAGCATCCAGTCGACGTCCTCCTGCGAGGCGTGCGCGGCGAGGGCTGCCCGCTTGGTGGCCAGCACCGGGCGCACGTCGACGTGCCAGTGCAGCTCCGCCTCGGGCATGCCCAGGGGGTTGCCGTCGTCGGCCGGCTGGTCCGGGTCCCAGTCGGCACCCTCGTCCGGGCCGACCAGCCCGGCGTCCCGGGCCTGGATGTAGAGCCGGCGCATGTGGTCGCGGTTCATCGTCGTCTCCAGGTGACGCGGGCGCCGGGCGGCGAGCTGGACCGCCCGGCGGACGACGTGGTGGACCTTGACGTGGTCGGGGTGGCCGTAGCCCCCGTGCCAGTCGTAGCCGACCACGACGTCGGCGTCCTCTTCGTCGAGGACGGCAGCCAGCCGGCCGGCAGCCTCGTCGAGGTCGGCGTTGTGAAACGACCCGTGGTCGCCGTTCTGCGCCCACCCGGTCATGCCGGAGTCGGCATACCCCAGCCACTCCACGCGGGCGGTGCCGAGCAGGGCGTTCGACGCCTCGGCCTCCCGGCGGCGGCGTTGGACCACCGTCTCCCCATCGACGAGGTCGCCGGGCACCGTGCCGTACTCGCCGTTGGTGGCGTAGACGCAGACCACCCGGTGCCCGGCGTCGGCCGCCAGCCGCATCGTGCCCGCGGTCCCGGAGGCCTCATCGTCAGGATGGGCGTGCAAAAAGACGATTGTGCTCACGGGGCAAGAGTAGGGGCCGACCGGTCCCCTACCGAGGCGATGCCGAGCCAGGTATGCCGATTGCCGGCCCAGCACCAGCCGACCTTGGGCGCGCCGCGGCACTCCTTGCCGTCGCGACCGGTGCCGTTGCTGATCCACAGCGCGGGGACCCTGGTGTCCAGGGTTCCGGCCCTGCGCCCCGGCTTGCGCGAACCGGTGGTCATGAAGCAGTGGTTGCGCTCGATGATCGACGGCTGCAGCAGCGCCCAGCAGATCCCCTCCGTGAGGGTCATCAGCTCACGTCCGGCGGCGCGCAGCTCGGGGTCGACCTCGTCCGGGCTCCGGTTGGCGAACCGGTCGCCGCGGTCCGGGTCGTGCACGGCATACAGGTCGCTGTCCGGCACCGTGGTGCCCGGCGCGGGGCCGAACTCAGCCAGGTCGCTCAGGTCCTCGACCACGAAGCCCCGCTTCTCGCCCAGGCGCAGCAGGGCAGCCAGCTCGGCCGCAGGGACGAGGCGGGGGTGGACGACGAGCAGGTCCCCGACCAGCCCCTCGGGCAGGGGCGGCAGGTCCAACCCGAGGTGGGTCAGGGTGCGGCGCTGCTCGGTTAGATCGGGTAGACCGGTCGCGCCGACGTCGGGCAGGCCAAGCTCGTTGCGCTGACTGGTCACGTCGGGCAGACCGGCCTCATCGGGCTGGC is a window encoding:
- a CDS encoding PIG-L deacetylase family protein yields the protein MSTIVFLHAHPDDEASGTAGTMRLAADAGHRVVCVYATNGEYGTVPGDLVDGETVVQRRRREAEASNALLGTARVEWLGYADSGMTGWAQNGDHGSFHNADLDEAAGRLAAVLDEEDADVVVGYDWHGGYGHPDHVKVHHVVRRAVQLAARRPRHLETTMNRDHMRRLYIQARDAGLVGPDEGADWDPDQPADDGNPLGMPEAELHWHVDVRPVLATKRAALAAHASQEDVDWMLGMPEEQYAMAFGDEWYLEPGRPDGMVSALPF
- a CDS encoding DUF5701 family protein, which gives rise to MSPQPAPTQPDLTSQPDEAGLPDVTSQRNELGLPDVGATGLPDLTEQRRTLTHLGLDLPPLPEGLVGDLLVVHPRLVPAAELAALLRLGEKRGFVVEDLSDLAEFGPAPGTTVPDSDLYAVHDPDRGDRFANRSPDEVDPELRAAGRELMTLTEGICWALLQPSIIERNHCFMTTGSRKPGRRAGTLDTRVPALWISNGTGRDGKECRGAPKVGWCWAGNRHTWLGIASVGDRSAPTLAP